One part of the Hippopotamus amphibius kiboko isolate mHipAmp2 chromosome 14, mHipAmp2.hap2, whole genome shotgun sequence genome encodes these proteins:
- the HMGB1 gene encoding high mobility group protein B1 isoform X2, whose protein sequence is MGKGDPKKPRGKMSSYAFFVQTCREEHKKKHPDASVNFSEFSKKCSERWKTMSAKEKGKFEDMAKADKARYEREMKTYIPPKGETKKKFKDPNAPKRPPSAFFLFCSEYRPKIKGEHPGLSIGDVAKKLGEMWNNTAADDKQPYEKKAAKLKEKYEKDIAAYRAKGKPDAAKKGVVKAEKSKKKKEEEEDEEDEEDEEEEEDEEEEEEEEEDDDE, encoded by the exons atgggcAAAGGAGATCCTAAGAAGCCGAGAGGCAAAATGTCATCGTATGCATTCTTTGTGCAAACTTGCCGGGAGGAGCACAAGAAGAAGCACCCAGATGCTTCAGTCAACTTCTCAGAGTTTTCTAAGAAGTGCTCAGAGAGGTGGAAG ACCATGTCtgctaaagagaaaggaaaattcgAAGACATGGCAAAGGCGGACAAGGCCCgttatgaaagagaaatgaaaacttatatcccTCCTAaaggggaaacaaaaaagaagttcAAGGATCCCAATGCACCCAAGAGGCCTCC ttcggcctttttcttgttttgttctgaGTATCGTCCAAAAATCAAAGGAGAACATCCTGGCCTATCCATTGGTGATGTTGCAAAGAAACTGGGAGAGATGTGGAATAACACTGCTGCAGATGACAAGCAGCCTTATGAGAAGAAGGCTGCTAAGCTGAAGGAAAAGTATGAAAAG GATATTGCTGCATACCGAGCTAAAGGGAAGCCCGATGCAGCGAAAAAGGGAGTCGTCAAGgctgaaaaaagcaagaaaaagaaggaagaggaggaagatgaggaggatgaagaggatgaggaggaggaggaggatgaagaggaggaggaggaggaggaggaggatgatgaTGAATAA